A genomic segment from Pseudomonas sp. S09G 359 encodes:
- a CDS encoding PP2C family serine/threonine-protein phosphatase, whose amino-acid sequence MGSTYKSASKSHVGMVRQVNEDACLDLPENRLWVVADGMGGHAAGDYVSSLIVDSLRGVPVGRSLDEYTAALRADLIRINAAVREETANRGVTMMGSTVVVLAARGLRGVCLWAGDSRLYRLRDGVLEGISRDHSYVQDLQDSGLLSEADARVHPRANIVTRAIGVEAQLELAVVDLLIAPGDSYLLCSDGLNKTVEDHEIREVLSHDAPDEIVRSLVHLGLNRGAPDNITAIVVKVSA is encoded by the coding sequence ATGGGGTCGACGTATAAATCCGCGAGCAAAAGCCATGTGGGCATGGTGCGCCAGGTCAATGAAGACGCATGCCTGGACCTGCCGGAAAACCGCCTGTGGGTGGTTGCCGATGGCATGGGCGGGCACGCGGCGGGGGATTACGTCAGCAGTCTGATCGTCGACAGCCTGCGCGGTGTGCCGGTGGGGCGTTCTCTCGACGAATACACCGCCGCCCTGCGCGCTGACCTGATCCGCATCAACGCCGCCGTACGTGAAGAAACCGCCAACCGTGGCGTGACCATGATGGGCAGCACCGTGGTCGTCCTGGCGGCGCGCGGCTTGCGTGGCGTGTGCCTGTGGGCCGGTGACAGCCGCCTGTACCGCCTGCGTGACGGCGTGCTCGAAGGCATCTCCCGCGACCACAGCTACGTACAAGACCTGCAAGACAGCGGCCTGCTCAGCGAGGCCGATGCCCGCGTGCACCCGCGCGCCAACATCGTCACCCGCGCGATCGGCGTGGAGGCGCAACTGGAACTGGCAGTGGTCGACCTGTTGATCGCCCCCGGCGACAGCTACTTGCTGTGCAGCGACGGCCTGAACAAAACCGTTGAGGACCACGAGATCCGCGAAGTACTCAGCCATGACGCGCCGGATGAAATCGTGCGCAGCCTGGTGCACCTCGGGCTCAATCGCGGCGCGCCGGACAACATCACCGCCATCGTCGTGAAGGTATCGGCATGA
- the tagF gene encoding type VI secretion system-associated protein TagF yields MTALGFYGKLASRGDFVSRALPQSFIGPWDSWLAAGLLASQNSLGGDWLNVYLVSPLWRFVLAPGVCGPDAAAGVVMPSIDRVGRYFPLAVVALLDHDTNPASLVGGSDTWFEQAEELLLSTLDAGATFESFNAGLDRLGVPASEPRAVDSRFAGLQRVAATVPHQRMAALAEQACDGASLWWGRGSQTISPGLLRCQGLPATGDFVQFLLGQEGVV; encoded by the coding sequence ATGACGGCTTTGGGTTTCTACGGCAAGTTGGCCAGCCGCGGGGATTTTGTCAGCCGCGCCTTGCCGCAGAGTTTTATCGGCCCGTGGGACAGCTGGCTGGCGGCCGGTTTGCTCGCCAGCCAGAACAGCCTGGGCGGCGATTGGCTCAATGTTTACCTGGTCAGCCCGTTGTGGCGCTTTGTGTTGGCGCCGGGCGTGTGCGGGCCGGACGCGGCGGCGGGCGTGGTGATGCCGAGCATTGATCGGGTCGGGCGCTATTTCCCGCTGGCGGTGGTGGCGTTGCTCGATCACGACACCAACCCCGCGTCCCTGGTAGGCGGTTCGGACACCTGGTTCGAACAGGCCGAAGAGCTGCTGCTGAGCACCCTGGATGCCGGCGCCACGTTTGAAAGTTTCAACGCTGGCCTCGACAGACTCGGCGTGCCAGCCAGTGAGCCGCGCGCAGTCGACAGCCGTTTCGCCGGCCTGCAGCGCGTGGCGGCCACCGTGCCGCATCAGCGCATGGCCGCGCTCGCCGAACAGGCCTGCGACGGTGCCAGCCTGTGGTGGGGCCGTGGTTCGCAGACGATTTCCCCCGGTTTATTGCGGTGCCAGGGCCTGCCTGCCACCGGCGATTTTGTGCAGTTTTTGCTCGGACAAGAAGGTGTGGTGTAG
- the tssM gene encoding type VI secretion system membrane subunit TssM codes for MKAFFSFMIRWVIPVLGLIALSLIIWFVGPLLDVLVPEGRRWALIILVFAVWIAYRVFRIIQARRQAAEVMRSLAAQTPADPNSTATAEELSTLRQRMDEALALLKKAKLGGDERRNLYELPWYVIIGPPGSGKTTALVNSGLHFPLAAQLGAGAVRGVGGTRNCDWWFTDQAVLLDTAGRYTTQDSNSTVDKAAWLGFLDLLKKQRSRRPIDGAFIAISLSDLLLGTDAERAAHAAAIRLRIQELYTQLGVRFPIYLMLTKLDLVPGFMEYFDNLSKEERAQVWGMTFALDDGKHSDSPLAHLQSEFAGLEQRLNERLVERLQQERDPARRDLIYGFPQQFGALKDCLQSFLEGVFKPNAFEERVLLRGVYFTSGTQEGSPIDRLIGAMAQSMNLDRQHLARQSGTGRSYFIEKLFTAVAFAERGLVGVNPQVERRRKWVARGVLAATVALVVVVSGLWWVSYRANQAYIAQVDQKVAPLGQTVQNLSPAQREVLAVLPLLNAVKNLAGDSPNWSEGLGLYQGDMLEAESASVYRKLLIAVFAPRLVTRIEEQLHGGGSSDFLYEGLKAYLMLADSEHYDPDFIKAWIALDWDRNLPRDLPADQRQALTGHLQALFDRHPPSARLDPRLIDDLRRQLQQLPVAQRVYDRVKRQKLPEGVQDFRINEAAGRDAALVFSRKSGKPLGEPLSGFFTAKGYRQAFLLSSLNQTGTLAEEQWVLGREQADQQNVVSLAADVRRLYFQDYQRQWDALLADIDFVPITSVAQAADVLRVISGPTSPLKKLLVAVAKETDLQAEERQLAAKGVPVEGGVDKLKERLGSLLGQEQPTANTPAAADDPVTAHFAELNSIVSKNEGEPAAIDGLLADMNALYVQVSAMVGASGDALLGEAKNQAAAAATRVSLNAERQPPLVQGMVKSVVNSTTNSMMGGVRNQLNAAWVSEVVNVYRQSLAGRYPMSPGSARDATLDDFGQFFGVGGVMDNYFRKYLQPYVDTSTQTWRWQPGAAQKLGIAPGVLQTFQRAAAIRDAFFRAGGTQPIVRFELKPVSMDPTITQFLLDLDGQQLSYDHGPSRPVAMQWPNPGSIGVVRISIMPPSASGRSGVTLDGPWAWFRLLEQSDLTAGNSPDRFNLRLRVDGASIAYELRANSAFNPFKSRVLNGFSLPERL; via the coding sequence GTGAAGGCGTTTTTCAGTTTCATGATTCGCTGGGTGATCCCGGTACTGGGTTTGATCGCCCTGAGCCTGATCATCTGGTTTGTCGGGCCGTTGCTCGACGTGTTGGTGCCGGAAGGGCGCCGCTGGGCGCTGATCATTCTGGTCTTCGCGGTGTGGATCGCATACCGCGTGTTCCGCATCATCCAGGCGCGGCGCCAGGCCGCCGAAGTAATGCGGAGCCTCGCCGCGCAAACGCCGGCCGATCCCAATAGCACTGCCACCGCCGAAGAGTTGTCGACCCTGCGCCAGCGCATGGACGAAGCCCTGGCCCTGCTGAAAAAGGCCAAGCTGGGCGGTGACGAACGCCGCAACCTCTACGAGCTGCCGTGGTACGTGATCATTGGCCCACCGGGTTCGGGCAAGACCACGGCGCTGGTCAATTCCGGGCTGCATTTTCCGCTGGCCGCGCAGTTGGGCGCCGGTGCGGTGCGTGGCGTCGGTGGTACGCGAAACTGCGACTGGTGGTTTACCGACCAGGCCGTATTGCTCGACACCGCCGGCCGCTACACCACCCAGGACAGCAACTCCACGGTGGACAAAGCCGCGTGGCTGGGCTTCCTCGACCTGCTGAAAAAGCAGCGTTCACGCCGACCCATCGATGGCGCGTTTATCGCCATCAGCCTGTCTGACTTGCTGCTCGGCACCGACGCCGAACGCGCTGCCCACGCGGCGGCGATCCGCCTGCGGATCCAGGAGCTGTACACCCAGTTGGGCGTGCGTTTCCCGATCTACCTGATGCTGACCAAGCTCGACCTCGTGCCGGGCTTCATGGAGTACTTCGACAACCTGAGCAAGGAAGAACGCGCCCAGGTGTGGGGCATGACCTTTGCTCTCGACGACGGCAAACACAGCGACAGCCCGCTGGCCCACCTGCAAAGCGAATTCGCAGGCTTGGAGCAGCGCCTCAACGAACGCCTGGTGGAGCGCCTGCAACAGGAACGCGACCCGGCGCGGCGCGACCTGATCTACGGGTTCCCGCAGCAGTTCGGCGCCTTGAAGGATTGCCTGCAAAGCTTCCTCGAAGGCGTATTCAAACCGAATGCCTTTGAAGAGCGCGTGCTGCTGCGCGGCGTGTATTTCACCAGCGGCACCCAGGAGGGCAGCCCGATTGACCGCCTGATCGGCGCCATGGCCCAGAGCATGAACCTGGACCGCCAGCACCTGGCGCGCCAGAGCGGCACCGGGCGCAGTTACTTCATCGAAAAACTCTTCACCGCCGTGGCGTTTGCCGAGCGTGGCCTGGTGGGTGTGAACCCGCAGGTCGAACGCCGCCGCAAGTGGGTCGCGCGCGGTGTGCTCGCGGCTACCGTGGCGTTGGTCGTGGTGGTCAGCGGCCTGTGGTGGGTGAGTTACCGCGCCAACCAGGCGTATATCGCGCAAGTCGATCAGAAGGTCGCGCCGCTGGGCCAGACCGTGCAGAACCTGAGCCCGGCGCAGCGCGAAGTGCTGGCAGTGCTGCCGTTGCTCAACGCGGTGAAGAACCTCGCGGGGGATTCTCCCAACTGGTCCGAGGGCCTGGGGCTGTACCAGGGCGATATGCTCGAAGCCGAATCCGCCAGCGTCTACCGCAAGCTGTTGATCGCGGTGTTCGCGCCGCGCCTGGTGACGCGTATCGAAGAACAGCTGCACGGTGGCGGCAGTTCGGACTTCCTCTACGAAGGCCTCAAGGCCTACCTGATGCTCGCCGACAGTGAGCATTACGACCCGGACTTCATCAAGGCCTGGATCGCCCTCGACTGGGACCGCAACCTGCCACGCGACCTGCCGGCCGACCAGCGCCAGGCGTTGACCGGGCACTTGCAGGCGTTGTTTGACCGCCACCCCCCAAGTGCACGCCTCGACCCACGCCTGATCGATGACCTGCGCCGCCAGCTGCAACAACTGCCGGTGGCCCAGCGTGTGTATGACCGGGTCAAACGGCAGAAACTGCCCGAAGGCGTCCAGGACTTCCGTATCAACGAAGCCGCCGGCCGTGATGCCGCGCTGGTGTTCAGCCGCAAAAGTGGCAAGCCGCTGGGCGAGCCGTTGAGTGGCTTCTTTACCGCCAAGGGTTATCGCCAGGCATTCCTGCTGAGCAGCCTGAACCAGACCGGTACCCTCGCTGAAGAGCAATGGGTATTGGGCCGCGAGCAGGCTGATCAACAGAACGTGGTAAGCCTGGCCGCAGATGTGCGCCGCCTGTATTTCCAGGATTACCAGCGCCAGTGGGATGCGTTGCTGGCCGATATCGACTTTGTGCCGATCACCAGCGTGGCCCAGGCGGCCGATGTACTGCGGGTGATTTCCGGGCCGACCTCGCCGCTGAAAAAACTGTTGGTGGCGGTGGCCAAGGAAACCGACCTGCAAGCCGAAGAACGCCAATTAGCGGCCAAGGGCGTGCCGGTGGAAGGTGGCGTCGACAAGCTCAAGGAGCGCCTCGGCAGCCTGCTCGGCCAGGAGCAACCAACAGCCAATACACCGGCGGCGGCAGACGATCCGGTGACCGCGCACTTTGCCGAACTCAACAGCATCGTCAGCAAAAATGAAGGCGAACCGGCCGCCATCGACGGCCTGCTGGCGGACATGAACGCCCTGTACGTGCAGGTCAGCGCCATGGTCGGCGCCAGTGGCGACGCGTTGCTCGGTGAGGCCAAGAACCAGGCGGCGGCTGCGGCCACGCGCGTCAGCCTGAATGCCGAACGCCAGCCGCCGTTGGTGCAGGGCATGGTCAAGTCGGTGGTCAACTCCACCACCAACAGCATGATGGGCGGCGTGCGCAACCAGCTGAACGCGGCGTGGGTCAGCGAGGTGGTGAATGTGTATCGCCAGTCGTTGGCGGGCCGTTATCCGATGTCGCCGGGCAGCGCGCGGGATGCGACCCTGGATGACTTCGGCCAGTTCTTCGGCGTGGGCGGGGTGATGGACAACTACTTCCGCAAGTACCTGCAGCCCTACGTGGACACCTCCACGCAAACCTGGCGCTGGCAGCCGGGCGCGGCGCAGAAGCTTGGGATTGCGCCGGGCGTGCTGCAAACCTTCCAGCGCGCGGCGGCTATTCGTGACGCGTTTTTCCGCGCTGGCGGTACTCAGCCCATCGTACGCTTCGAGCTAAAACCGGTATCGATGGACCCGACCATCACCCAGTTCCTGCTCGACCTCGACGGCCAGCAATTGAGTTATGACCACGGCCCAAGCCGCCCGGTGGCGATGCAATGGCCTAACCCCGGCAGCATTGGCGTGGTGCGTATCTCCATCATGCCGCCGTCGGCCAGCGGGCGCTCCGGTGTGACCCTGGACGGCCCGTGGGCCTGGTTCCGCCTGCTGGAGCAATCGGACCTCACCGCCGGCAACTCGCCGGACCGCTTCAACCTGCGCCTGCGGGTCGACGGCGCGAGCATTGCCTACGAGTTGCGCGCCAACAGCGCCTTCAACCCGTTCAAGAGCCGCGTACTCAATGGCTTCAGCCTGCCGGAGCGGCTATGA
- a CDS encoding DotU family type VI secretion system protein: protein MHPNDDDRTQFMPRPGGRAPEPVRAEPSPLAMPAAPMLTGKSQGLNPLESAAGPLLALLTRLRNTIAHPAPASLRAQLLAYLRQFEERAEAAGVARNEVLLARYALCTALDEAVLSTPWGSTSDWGKQSLLITVHNEAWGGEKVFQLLDHCLQSPRERLYLLELLYLCMCLGFEGRYRVMNDGRSHLEALRERTAAAIRSARGEHERELSPHWRGVTVARDRLAQFMPPWIAVAIGLALLLALLFGLRMKLASDAEPVFKNIHALGEIPVQAIDRPVAQPKVIERPRLAGFLAEDIKAGRVAVEDKVDRSVVTIRGDELFASASSSIVDDYQPLMLRIADAIRKVKGQVRVTGHSDNRPIATLRFPSNWALSEARAKSVLEILAAKTGQGERFSAEGRSDTEPLATNSTAEGRARNRRVEITVLAEGVE, encoded by the coding sequence ATGCATCCCAATGATGATGACCGCACCCAGTTCATGCCGCGCCCGGGTGGCCGCGCGCCGGAACCTGTGCGTGCCGAACCTTCGCCGCTGGCGATGCCGGCCGCGCCGATGCTCACCGGCAAAAGCCAGGGCCTGAACCCGCTGGAAAGCGCCGCCGGCCCGCTGTTGGCCTTGCTGACGCGCCTGCGCAACACCATCGCGCACCCGGCGCCGGCGAGCCTGCGCGCGCAATTGCTGGCCTACCTGCGCCAGTTCGAAGAGCGCGCCGAAGCCGCCGGCGTGGCGCGCAACGAAGTGCTGCTGGCGCGTTACGCGCTGTGCACCGCTCTCGATGAAGCGGTGCTCAGCACGCCCTGGGGCAGCACCAGCGATTGGGGCAAGCAGAGCCTGCTGATCACCGTGCATAACGAAGCCTGGGGCGGCGAAAAGGTCTTCCAGTTACTCGACCATTGCCTGCAAAGCCCACGCGAGCGCCTGTACCTGCTGGAGCTGTTGTACCTGTGCATGTGCCTGGGTTTCGAAGGCCGCTACCGCGTGATGAATGATGGCCGCAGCCACTTGGAAGCCCTGCGCGAGCGCACTGCCGCCGCCATTCGCAGCGCCCGTGGCGAGCACGAGCGGGAGCTGTCGCCGCATTGGCGTGGCGTGACCGTGGCGCGGGATCGCCTGGCGCAATTCATGCCGCCGTGGATCGCCGTGGCCATCGGCCTGGCGTTGCTGCTGGCGTTGCTGTTCGGTTTGCGCATGAAGCTGGCATCGGATGCCGAACCGGTATTCAAGAATATCCACGCCTTGGGCGAGATCCCGGTGCAAGCCATCGACCGCCCGGTGGCGCAGCCCAAAGTCATTGAGCGGCCGCGCCTGGCCGGCTTCCTGGCCGAAGACATCAAGGCCGGTCGCGTGGCGGTGGAAGATAAAGTCGACCGCTCGGTGGTGACTATCAGGGGCGACGAGTTATTCGCGTCGGCCAGTTCCAGCATTGTTGATGACTACCAGCCGCTGATGCTGCGCATTGCCGATGCCATCCGCAAAGTGAAGGGCCAGGTGCGCGTCACCGGGCACAGCGACAACCGCCCGATTGCCACGCTGCGCTTCCCGTCGAACTGGGCGTTGTCGGAAGCGCGCGCCAAGTCGGTGCTGGAGATCCTCGCGGCCAAGACCGGCCAGGGCGAGCGCTTCAGCGCCGAAGGCAGAAGCGACACCGAGCCGCTGGCCACCAACAGCACAGCCGAAGGCCGCGCCCGCAATCGCCGGGTTGAAATCACTGTATTGGCGGAGGGCGTCGAGTGA
- the tssK gene encoding type VI secretion system baseplate subunit TssK: MSWNNRVVWSEGMFIGTQHFQQHDRYLENLIDARSRPLSAGSWGFSELLIDQGLLTQGKLAIVSARGLLPDGTPFNIPQDDLAPSPLNIDDSLRDGLVYLALPLKRAGARDTVDEGEPLEAARYVSQVREVRDDNAPFENRAPVAVGSRALRLLTAQDGISDYAAVGLVRIKEKRADRALVLDDSYIPPVLDVAASKSLTAFRSELLGLLHQRGEALAGRVVASGAGGASEIADFMLLQLVNRAQPLIQHLSQLSPLHPERLFSELVSLAGEFSTFSTAGRRPQEYPQYQHDDLALSFAPVMAALREALSMLIDSKATPIPIVEKAYGIHVAMLADKTLLDSASFILVVRADVPGETLRSRFGQQSKVGSVEHIRDMVNLQLPGIGLLPLPVAPRQIPYHAGSTYYELDRGSEHWQQLNNSGGFAFHIAGQFPGLNLAFWAIRG; this comes from the coding sequence ATGTCCTGGAACAATCGCGTGGTCTGGTCGGAAGGCATGTTCATCGGAACGCAGCACTTCCAGCAGCATGACCGTTACCTGGAAAACCTGATCGACGCCCGCAGCCGCCCGTTGTCCGCAGGCAGTTGGGGCTTCTCCGAACTGCTGATCGACCAGGGCCTGTTGACCCAGGGCAAGCTGGCAATCGTGTCGGCGCGCGGCCTGTTGCCCGACGGCACGCCGTTCAATATTCCCCAGGATGACCTGGCGCCGAGCCCGCTGAATATTGACGACAGCCTGCGCGACGGCCTGGTTTACCTCGCTTTGCCGCTCAAGCGCGCCGGCGCCCGTGACACGGTGGATGAGGGCGAGCCCCTGGAAGCCGCGCGTTACGTGAGCCAGGTGCGCGAAGTCCGTGACGACAACGCGCCGTTCGAAAACCGCGCGCCAGTGGCCGTGGGTTCGCGTGCCCTGCGCCTGTTGACCGCCCAGGATGGCATCAGCGATTACGCGGCCGTGGGCCTGGTGCGCATCAAGGAAAAACGCGCCGACCGCGCCCTGGTGCTGGATGACTCTTACATCCCGCCGGTGTTGGACGTGGCTGCGAGCAAGTCGCTGACGGCCTTTCGCAGCGAGCTGCTTGGCCTGCTGCACCAGCGCGGCGAAGCCCTGGCCGGCCGTGTGGTCGCCTCGGGCGCGGGCGGCGCGTCGGAAATCGCCGACTTCATGCTGCTGCAACTGGTCAACCGGGCGCAGCCGCTGATCCAGCATTTGAGCCAGTTGAGCCCGCTGCATCCGGAGCGCTTGTTCAGCGAACTGGTGAGCCTGGCCGGTGAGTTCTCGACTTTTTCCACCGCTGGCCGGCGCCCCCAGGAATACCCGCAGTACCAGCACGACGACCTGGCCCTGAGCTTCGCCCCGGTGATGGCGGCCCTGCGTGAAGCGCTGTCAATGCTGATCGACAGCAAGGCCACGCCGATCCCGATTGTCGAAAAAGCCTACGGCATCCACGTGGCCATGCTCGCCGACAAAACCCTGCTCGACAGCGCCAGTTTCATCCTGGTGGTGCGCGCCGATGTACCCGGCGAAACCCTGCGCTCGCGCTTCGGCCAGCAAAGCAAGGTCGGCTCGGTGGAGCACATCCGCGACATGGTCAACCTGCAACTGCCGGGCATCGGCCTGCTGCCGTTGCCGGTGGCGCCACGCCAGATCCCGTACCACGCCGGCAGCACCTATTACGAGTTGGACCGTGGCAGCGAGCACTGGCAGCAACTGAACAACTCCGGCGGTTTTGCCTTCCATATCGCCGGGCAGTTCCCGGGTTTGAACCTGGCCTTCTGGGCGATCCGAGGATAA
- the tssJ gene encoding type VI secretion system lipoprotein TssJ: MIPRFLLAVATLLLTACANDTAKPEAAAEADADTAAVELHFHAIAGLNPGANGQAAPVRVRIFELKNAATFGRSDYFALADRAQSTLGLDLLDQDEVMVQPGQQLSIQRDLDPSTRQIGLLVGYRELDRAQWRTVISVPPRQYTEYQISLDVRAVRADVVVSPSSPAQ, translated from the coding sequence ATGATTCCCAGGTTTTTACTCGCAGTTGCCACACTGCTGCTGACGGCGTGTGCCAACGACACCGCCAAACCCGAAGCCGCCGCCGAAGCAGACGCGGACACTGCCGCCGTCGAGCTGCACTTCCACGCGATTGCCGGGCTTAACCCCGGCGCCAACGGCCAGGCCGCGCCGGTGCGGGTGCGCATCTTCGAACTGAAAAACGCCGCCACCTTCGGCCGTTCCGACTACTTCGCCCTGGCTGACCGCGCGCAATCCACCCTCGGCCTGGACCTGCTGGACCAGGACGAAGTGATGGTGCAACCCGGCCAGCAACTGAGCATCCAGCGCGACCTCGACCCGTCCACCCGCCAGATCGGCTTGCTGGTGGGTTACCGCGAGCTGGACCGCGCGCAATGGCGCACGGTGATCAGCGTGCCGCCGCGCCAATACACCGAATACCAGATCAGCCTCGATGTACGTGCCGTGCGCGCCGATGTCGTGGTTTCCCCATCCAGCCCTGCCCAATAA
- the tagH gene encoding type VI secretion system-associated FHA domain protein TagH — translation MSLCLTITSYHKITPGQCAEKSMNQGSMAIGRSSDNDWVLPDPERLVSSQHCVIQYKDGRYYLTDNSTNGVELVNAAIRLRRGNSEPLQDGELIRIGDYEIQARIDFNVQAIDSQPFAGESPNSFEALMGAVASKPVATPVIAPHFHGASSMDTLPDLFDFLSPTAVPPPTVPDHVPSEQHDFRPPTPVAVEKTPVAGSVIPEDWDLFGDTPAPVAPPPAPPPPVIQPPPVVEAVADTQQQPDLLQAFLRGAGLDQLRLDKVQAEAQMESIGRSYRLMVEGLIDVLRARASLKGEFRMQQTMIQPAENNPLKFAPNADEALLLLLRHGNQAFMAPDAAVRDSFDDLRAHQLAVMAGVEAAIKHLLTRFEPAQLEERMGKPGGLSSIFNGSRQAQYWQQFTELYSNISREAQEDFQDLFGREFSRAYEEHSARQRR, via the coding sequence ATGTCGCTGTGTTTGACTATCACTAGTTATCACAAAATCACCCCTGGGCAATGCGCCGAAAAGTCCATGAACCAGGGCTCGATGGCTATCGGCCGCAGCTCGGATAATGACTGGGTATTGCCGGACCCTGAGCGCCTGGTGTCTTCGCAACATTGCGTTATTCAATACAAAGATGGCCGTTATTATTTAACCGATAACAGTACAAACGGTGTGGAGCTGGTCAACGCCGCTATTCGTTTGCGTAGAGGTAACAGCGAACCCCTGCAAGATGGCGAGTTGATCCGCATCGGCGATTACGAGATCCAGGCGCGTATCGACTTCAACGTGCAGGCCATCGATAGCCAGCCCTTTGCCGGTGAATCGCCGAACAGCTTTGAAGCCTTGATGGGCGCCGTGGCGAGCAAGCCTGTGGCCACGCCGGTAATCGCGCCGCATTTCCACGGTGCGTCGTCGATGGACACGCTGCCGGACCTGTTCGACTTCCTCAGCCCCACCGCCGTGCCGCCGCCGACCGTGCCGGACCACGTGCCTTCCGAGCAGCACGATTTCCGCCCGCCAACGCCAGTCGCCGTGGAAAAAACGCCGGTCGCAGGCTCGGTGATTCCCGAAGACTGGGACCTGTTTGGCGACACACCCGCGCCGGTCGCGCCGCCACCTGCGCCACCGCCGCCCGTCATCCAGCCGCCACCCGTGGTCGAAGCGGTCGCCGATACCCAGCAACAACCTGACCTGCTGCAAGCCTTCCTGCGGGGTGCCGGCCTGGACCAGCTGCGTCTGGACAAGGTCCAGGCAGAAGCCCAGATGGAAAGCATCGGCCGCAGCTACCGGCTGATGGTCGAAGGCCTGATCGACGTGTTGCGTGCCCGTGCCAGCCTCAAGGGCGAGTTCCGCATGCAGCAGACGATGATCCAGCCCGCCGAAAACAACCCGTTGAAATTTGCCCCGAACGCCGACGAAGCCTTGTTGCTGCTGCTTCGCCACGGCAACCAAGCGTTTATGGCGCCGGACGCGGCCGTGCGCGACAGTTTCGACGACTTGCGCGCCCACCAGTTGGCCGTGATGGCCGGGGTTGAAGCGGCGATCAAACACCTGCTCACACGCTTTGAACCGGCGCAGTTGGAAGAGCGCATGGGCAAGCCCGGCGGGCTCTCGAGTATTTTCAACGGCTCGCGCCAGGCCCAGTACTGGCAGCAGTTCACTGAGCTTTACAGCAATATTTCCCGCGAGGCCCAGGAAGATTTCCAGGACCTGTTCGGCCGCGAATTCAGCCGAGCCTACGAAGAACACAGCGCACGCCAACGTCGCTGA
- the tssA gene encoding type VI secretion system protein TssA, protein MDVPLLLAAVSANSPCGEDMEYDAQFLQLERDAKGQPERSMGDSILPAEPPEWRSIQQQSLDLLQRSKDLRITHFLLQSSLALQGVAGLADVLTLINALLREYWTDLHPRLDADDDNDPTVRINALSGLTSDATIRLLRESILTRSRTFGPVTLRAALNASGLMSFPDEQLGAQQLNAAFLDSDPEQLQATRDALGAARAACEAIEQQVNDQVGSAQGVDLTTLKQPLKQALQILNQAVPGTDSSSEPEAVSDDNAPSVDFAAAPAAPRPVGDIANRDDVLRSLDKILAYYTRHEPSSPLPVLLNRAKNLVHADFAAIVRNLIPDGMSQFENLRGPDGE, encoded by the coding sequence GTGGATGTGCCGTTGCTGCTCGCCGCCGTTTCCGCGAACTCGCCTTGTGGCGAAGACATGGAATATGACGCGCAATTTCTTCAACTTGAGCGTGATGCCAAGGGTCAGCCCGAGCGCAGCATGGGCGACTCGATCCTGCCCGCTGAGCCGCCGGAATGGCGCAGCATCCAGCAGCAAAGCCTCGACCTGTTGCAGCGCAGCAAAGACCTGCGCATCACCCATTTTCTGTTGCAAAGCTCCCTCGCGCTCCAGGGCGTAGCCGGGCTGGCCGACGTCCTGACGCTGATCAACGCGCTGCTGCGCGAGTACTGGACCGACCTGCACCCGCGCCTGGATGCCGACGACGATAACGACCCCACCGTGCGCATCAACGCCCTCTCCGGCTTGACCAGCGACGCTACCATCCGCCTGCTGCGCGAAAGCATCCTCACGCGCTCGCGCACCTTCGGCCCGGTGACCCTGCGCGCGGCCCTCAACGCCAGCGGCCTGATGAGTTTCCCCGATGAGCAATTGGGTGCCCAACAGCTAAACGCCGCGTTCCTCGACAGCGACCCCGAGCAGCTGCAAGCCACCCGCGATGCCCTGGGCGCAGCGCGAGCTGCCTGCGAGGCCATCGAGCAGCAGGTCAACGATCAAGTCGGTTCCGCCCAGGGCGTGGACCTCACCACCTTGAAGCAGCCGCTCAAGCAGGCGCTGCAGATCCTCAACCAAGCGGTGCCTGGCACCGACAGCAGCAGCGAACCCGAGGCCGTCAGTGACGACAATGCCCCCTCGGTCGACTTCGCTGCCGCCCCCGCAGCACCGCGCCCGGTGGGCGACATCGCCAACCGTGATGACGTGCTGCGCAGCCTCGACAAGATCCTTGCGTACTACACCCGGCACGAGCCTTCGAGCCCACTGCCGGTGCTGTTGAACCGGGCGAAGAATCTGGTGCATGCCGATTTCGCGGCCATCGTGCGCAATCTGATTCCCGACGGCATGTCCCAATTTGAAAACCTGCGTGGCCCGGACGGCGAGTAA